Part of the Musa acuminata AAA Group cultivar baxijiao chromosome BXJ3-10, Cavendish_Baxijiao_AAA, whole genome shotgun sequence genome, ACGGGGTCGGGAGTGAGAAACGATGAAACGCTGTGGTGGTAACGGCGTTGCAGTTCGAAGCGGCACAGCTGATCCCCGCGTCAATGCCTTACAGCTAGGCACGTCATTACCCACCCGGCTCGGGTGTGGGCCCAATGTTAGGTAGTGCGCTGTAAAGCCGCGTGTTCCCTGACCTTGTCCTCTCCCCTTCCATCGCCGTTATTCTGGCTATTTGGTGTTTGGGCCGAACCATCCAATCCGAAGACAGCTGATCATTCCCGACCATCACGTGACTACTGTGTGGACTCATTGCATCTCCAGCGGGATCAACGGCCAAGATTAACTCGTCGTCGTCTTCTACCACACTCCCCAACTCTCTCCCGTCTCCATCTCGGCTCGCATCGAGGATCGAGAGATGTCTGCCCTcttcctcgtcttcctcctcttctcttctgCTTCCGGTGGTACCAATCCTGCTTCATCTCCCGATCCTTTCACTGCTGGTAAGCTCATCCCCACCCACATTGGCGCTGCTTCCTCCGACTCACCGCATCTTTGTTGATCTCCAATTTGTAGGCGTGTCGCTCAACATCGACTGTGGCGGCGCGGCCAACTTTACGTCGGAGTTCGGGCGTGCGTGGGTGGCGGACCGATACTTCTCGGCGGGGGCCACCGGGTTGGTGGCCGAGCCCCACCGCTTCCTGCAGCAGCAGGAGCGCACCCTCCGCTTCTTTCCCCCCGTATCCGCCGGTAAGAAGAATTGCTACTCCGTCCCCCTCCCTTCCGGCCGCTACTACGTCCGCACCTTCACCGTTTACGACAACTACGATTCGAAGCTGCGCACTCCTAGCTTCGACGTCTCCTTCGAGGGCACCCTCGTTTATTCCTGGCGCTCCCCCTGGCCCGAGGCCGCCGCCCGCTCCGGCGCCTATGCTGACCTCATCGCGTCTGTCCTCGACGGCGCCGCTAACCTCTGCTTCTACAGCATCGCCACTGACCCCCCTGTCGTCGCCTCTGTCGAGCTTGCCGCCGTCCACCCCCTCGCTTACGGCTCCGCCTCCACTGGCACCGACATGATCCTCATCAACTACGGGCGCCTCACCTCTGGCGGCACCCTCTTTGGCCCTGGCTTCACAAATGACTCCGACGCATTTTCTCGGGTCTGGCAGTCCGATGCCGACTTCCGCAGCCTCGACGTCCCCATCAAGGCGCTCTCGGCCGGCGGGCACCGGATCTTCGGTGCCAACCAGGCCCCCAACTACTTCCCCGTCAAGCTTTACGAGACCGCCGTCACCACCGTCAACCCCAGCGACGCCCTCGAGTACCTGCTGCCAGTGGACACGCGGCTCGACTACATGGTCTGGTTCCACTTCGCTGAGATCGACTCCGGGGTGACCAGGGTCGGGCAGAGGGTGTTCGACGTTGTGATCGGTGAGGAAAACGCGACCAGGATCGACATCTACAAAGAGGTGGGAGGGTTCAACGCGTTCAAGTGGCATCATATCGTGGAGAACCTGACAAGCACGACGCTCGTCGTGAAGCTGGTGCCGGTGGCGGGGAAGCCCATCATCTGTGGGCTCGAAAACTACGCAATGGTGCCCCTGGATCTTGCCACGGCTCCAAGACAAGGTGCGTGCGTGATTTCAGGACTCGGAGACCCAAGCATGGCGTCCATCAGGTTGACGAATGCCTCATCCGTTTCTTGTGGTTATTTTGACAGTGATGGCGATGCAGGCGTTGAAGGAATCTCTGCGGATACCAGACAGGATGGGATGGAATGGGGATCCTTGTGCACCTTCCACCTGGGATGCTTGGGAGGGCGTAACTTGTCATCACAGTGACAACGGACAGAATCTTGTTGTCACCCAATTGTAAGTAACACATTCCTTTTTGGCTCGTAGCATATGCATTTTAttgatgcttgattcatactcttCTGATCTGCTAGCAATGTTTGGTAGTAGTGGAAAGTGATGCTCTGTGTTTTTTTTAACATTATAGCAAGTGAGAATTTGAAATTCCCCCAGTTTAAATGAAAATACCATGAAttattaaaaggatatttttaGGCTAACAAGGATATTATGAAGGCAATAAATTTTCCTATTGGACTGCCTGTCATCTGCTGTATCTTGCAGATAGGAAGCAGTTGGAGAAGCATTGGCTGGTTCCTGGCTAATCGTTCTTCCTTTTTGCTTGAATAAGGTGAATGATGGTTGCATTATGCAGTCGTGCTTCCTAGCTAGAAAATGTAtcttccttgttttctccttagaACCTCCTACATGGCTAGATCCACATTTAAGGGCCAGAACAATAGATCAAGGCACTGCCTAGTTAGTTAGTGGACAGTGTAAGTCACAAATAAAATCTGGCTAGTCGGTTTATTCTGCGTGACCAGTCATTGCTGTTACCTGCCACTACCTCTATTGATTCGTTAGGTTCTTCACTATTCTGATTTTGGTTATGTTTTGTGCTCGAAGTAGCTCATTTAGATATTGGTTCTGAACTGATGCATCATTGTAACTCCTTAGTTTCTGCATGTTTGCTTTCTATTTTCTAATCTGCATTTGTTCTTCACTATTCTTATGACATCGTAGCAATTAAATTTCCCTGTTGATACATTAGATGTTTCTTGTCCGTTTGCCTTATAGTTGATTTTCAGTATGATTCTTTTGTTTGTGATTGATTGCATGGAACATTTTATGTCATTGTTTTAATATATATTGAAAAAACGAGCATGTCATGTTCTAATCTTGTATTGTTTGCATGGATGTTATGCATCATGGTCTATATGGAATCTGTGCTCGTCCTTGTTGGTGTTACTTCTGTCAAATTGTAATTAGTCTATATGGATTTTGAATATGGTTACGTCTAACCTGTTTTTCCTTCCCTTACGTACCTAACATGCAGGGATTTGGGCAGTCAAGGCTTGAAAGGTTATATTAGTGATAAAATAAGTCTTCTAACAAACTTGGTAAGCTTGTAAGTATCAGTTAAGTTGGCGTGTACCATTTCCCGCTTGCTAATTTGCTTTTTAAAGTTGTTATTTTTTGTGCATATGCAAGCAGAAGTAAGTTACAAATGGCTGCTTATGTACCATTCATATTGTTCATATGGTCCTTTTGTTGGATAAATTACAAAGGTCAACCTGAATTTTACTTTGAGGACCATAGGTGGATGTGAAAATATTAAACACTTGATATTGGGTATTATAAGATGCTGCTACCCCAGGAACTACATAAGGTGGAACTAAAGGAACTTCATATAACATGAATAGTAATTCATGGCCATTGACCCAGTCGTTGTTTGGCAAGTCGACAATGAAGAAATGTTGCTAATGTCCTGATACCTTCACGTTAAATTAATACACAGTTACAATGATGCGGTTTATATTGCCTGGTCCAATGTGGTAACCATGCCATTTTTCACGCGGTGCAAACCTCCAGGCACTGCAAAGGACCAAGGATTTTGAGCAGAGGACAGAGTCCGAAGACTATGTTTAGTACTCTTATCACACAGCTCTGTTCTTGGTCACCATCAGAGGATGATGACTTGACATGTTTTCCAAGGGTCTGCCGTCTGCAGATGCCTAGTTGGCATGACTTGACATTTTTATTTGTCATGCAATGAAGTTTGTTATTTCTCATGCAAGATGTTCTCTGTTTTACTGAAGTGTAGAATATTACCATTGGATGATAGACTTGTAATTTGGTGTTTTTCAGGAAGCTACATTGGAATCATGAACTCCTGATTTAGAATTACTTTATTAATTTTACTTTTATCAAAATTTCTTCTTGTGCTTTTGTAACTGAAAAGAAATTGGTTCCAATCTTTCTTGAGCACCGTGATTTTGTTAAGTCCCTGAGGTTCCTCTACCAGAATCTATCTTGATTATGGTGCACTTACTTCCATGTGGCCTTTGGTTTGCTCCTAATCTGTTGGTTTTTGTCTACATATCTTCTGCAGTCATATAGTCTAGCTTTCCTTACTCTTAActtattcttcttactttaacctGTTAAAATATTGTCTAATGATATTGAATGGATGAAACAAGCATTTTGGAATGATTTTTGAGTTGGAATTTGTATAGCTTTTCATTTGTCTTGATCAAAATACTGAAACTGATCATGTTGGTTTTCATAAAGCACGTTCATTAGATTTAGTACTTCTATATTTGTGTCATGTGTTCTTAGTATCCCCTGTCTCATGTGCTTACAGTTAAAAATCTGGACAGGAACTTGAGCTCTAATTCTCTGGGAGGAACATTGCCATCAGGTCTAGGTCAAGGATCTCTTGTAAGCTTGTGAGTTGATATTTGATATCCATCTTCTAGTTATAATATTCATG contains:
- the LOC135651823 gene encoding receptor-like protein 4, whose translation is MSALFLVFLLFSSASGGTNPASSPDPFTAGVSLNIDCGGAANFTSEFGRAWVADRYFSAGATGLVAEPHRFLQQQERTLRFFPPVSAGKKNCYSVPLPSGRYYVRTFTVYDNYDSKLRTPSFDVSFEGTLVYSWRSPWPEAAARSGAYADLIASVLDGAANLCFYSIATDPPVVASVELAAVHPLAYGSASTGTDMILINYGRLTSGGTLFGPGFTNDSDAFSRVWQSDADFRSLDVPIKALSAGGHRIFGANQAPNYFPVKLYETAVTTVNPSDALEYLLPVDTRLDYMVWFHFAEIDSGVTRVGQRVFDVVIGEENATRIDIYKEVGGFNAFKWHHIVENLTSTTLVVKLVPVAGKPIICGLENYAMVPLDLATAPRQVMAMQALKESLRIPDRMGWNGDPCAPSTWDAWEGVTCHHSDNGQNLVVTQLDLGSQGLKGYISDKISLLTNLVSLNLSSNSLGGTLPSGLGQGSLVSLDLSSNQHTGGIPDSLGSSNLKVVLLNNNQLDGQVPEKLYSIGVHGGIIDLSGNKGLCGVPTLPACPLFWDKRGLSTAGKIAIGLSCAFVVIVLLLIYLFCIRRQNDDYDFEFPQDLISIAAKRNRYQRQKLMLVEMEAPNSNGFPSTSNAR